Proteins from a genomic interval of Lathamus discolor isolate bLatDis1 chromosome 19, bLatDis1.hap1, whole genome shotgun sequence:
- the LOC136023819 gene encoding olfactory receptor 14J1-like has translation MVDSNGILGDKARSDSDVCVMVAKLTVCHLQPLHYGTLLSSRACVHMAAAAWGTGLLTALLHTANTFSLPLFCEIPQILKLSCSHSYLREFGLLVLGFSSAIGCFVFIVGSYVQIFWAVLRIPSEQGRHKVFSTCLPHLAVLSLFVSTGIFAYMKPPSVSFPSLDLLLSVLYLVVSQALNPLIYSLSNQELKDGVRKLMYSVERGHLLDRRLHA, from the coding sequence atggtggattcaaatGGAATcttaggagataaagcgagaAGCGACAGCGATGTGTGTGTAAtggttgcaaagctcactgtgtgccaCCTGCAACCCCTGCACTACGGGACCCTCCTGAGCAGCAGAGCTTGTGTCcacatggcagcagctgcctggggcactgggcttctcactgctctgctgcacacagcCAATACATTTTCACTACCCCTCTTCTGTGaaatcccccagatcctcaagCTCTCCTGCTCGCATTCCTACCTCAGGGAATTTGGCCTTCTTGTGCTAGGTTTCTCTTCGGCAATTGGTTGTTTTGTGTTCATTGTGGGGTCCTATGTGCAGATCTTCTGGGCTGTGCTGAGGATTCCCTCTGAGCAGGGACGCCACAAAGTCTTTTCCACGTGCCTCCCTCACTTGGCTGTGCTCTCCCTCTTTGTCAGCACTGGTATCTTTGCCTACATGAAGCCCCCCTCcgtctccttcccatccctggatctgctgctgtcagtgctgTACTTGGTGGTGTCCCAAGCACTGAACCCCCTCATCTACAGCCTTAGCAACCAGGAGCTGAAGGATGGTGTGAGGAAGCTG